A window of Melitaea cinxia chromosome 26, ilMelCinx1.1, whole genome shotgun sequence contains these coding sequences:
- the LOC123666510 gene encoding insulinoma-associated protein 1, producing MSVAPAVKRERDCASGGGSPGRKRRKQAAPARAHPPPLDLHAKMADIYKSAFAFGELTLPTFDPLAAFRLLPRHDPPRIFNPEAYCDLCCKEFCNKYFLKTHRANKHGIYDGEQQPHPGLPPQPQPSPPRRASDEESGGTPRRLSPDSARRAREAAFQPDVLRRLGVTNPEAFCEICCKEYCNKYFLRTHRERRHGVPVQRSPIEERSPAAVTPPTATPHSSSPSAPTPPRLLSLPLPYDTEEPLEVKREQEDREDFEAVLREGQTSPLNLIVEERGAASPGSASEELRKLQTMISQLNELAAERLAEEPNETPRPPSSSPPPQDERRSGGAGSSFCEICNKELCNKYFMRTHMQRMHGISLESGTQLGGVTCDICHKELCSKYFLRVHKHNTHGIPAPPSPANASPAEPCPLCSRRFRGPRALRAHLLAEHAPPTRPPPPPPMPPRPLDLLARDKPYACAYCPFTTEVLAFLFAHERAHIQRANEQADSVDAEGEVTNEEPSESGEIGGEAESEVDAYSCSRCEFRAEGFAALEAHVRAAHGGAGALLAVPRAPRAPLTMQPFVLEEAGGALSLLPALVFLPVRRRATRRATVTLTLTPA from the exons ATGTCGGTGGCGCCGGCGGTAAAGCGCGAGCGCGACTGCGCCAGC GGCGGCGGCAGCCCCGGCCGCAAGCGCCGCAAGCAGGCGGCGCCCGCTCGCGCGCACCCGCCGCCGCTCGACCTGCACGCCAAGATGGCAGACATCTACAAGAGTGCGTTTGCGTTTGGAGAGCTCACGCTACCCACTTTCGATCCTCTCGCCGCCTTCCGACTGCTACCCCGTCATGATCCACCTCGCATCTTCAACCCGGAGGCTTACTGCGATCTCTGCTGCAAGGAATTCTGCAATAAATATTTCCTGAAAACTCATCGTGCTAACAAACACGGTATATACGATGGCGAGCAGCAGCCGCACCCCGGTCTGCCTCCCCAGCCCCAGCCGTCGCCTCCACGACGAGCCTCCGACGAGGAATCCGGTGGAACACCGCGAAGACTCTCCCCGGATTCGGCGAGACGAGCCCGTGAGGCAGCCTTCCAGCCAGATGTTTTACGACGCCTCGGAGTTACGAATCCGGAAGCATTTTGTGAGATATGTTGCAAGGAGtactgtaataaatattttttgaggaCCCATCGTGAACGGAGGCACGGCGTTCCGGTACAACGGTCGCCGATCGAGGAAAGATCACCGGCAGCAGTCACTCCGCCGACGGCTACGCCACACTCGTCCTCACCGTCCGCGCCCACGCCACCGAGACTACTCTCGCTGCCACTACCTTACGATACGGAGGAGCCTCTCGAAGTGAAAAGGGAACAAGAAGATCGAGAAGATTTTGAGGCCGTGCTGCGAGAAGGACAAACTAGTCCGTTAAATTTGATCGTGGAGGAGCGCGGAGCGGCATCCCCCGGGTCCGCTAGCGAGGAGCTAAGAAAGTTACAGACGATGATATCACAATTAAACGAGCTCGCAGCGGAGCGTCTCGCGGAGGAACCGAACGAGACACCGCGACCTCCCTCCTCCTCGCCACCTCCCCAAGATGAACGGCGGTCCGGCGGCGCAGGATCCAGTTTCTGCGAAATTTGCAATAAGGAACTCTGCAACAAATACTTTATGCGAACACATATGCAGCGTATGCACGGTATTTCATTAGAGAGCGGAACGCAACTGGGCGGCGTCACCTGCGACATTTGCCACAAGGAGCTGTGTAGCAAATATTTTCTACGAGTGCACAAACACAACACACACGGCATCCCCGCGCCGCCCTCGCCGGCCAACGCCTCGCCGGCCGAGCCCTGTCCGCTGTGCTCGCGTCGCTTCCGCGGACCGCGGGCGCTGCGGGCGCATCTGCTCGCGGAGCACGCGCCCCCCACGCGACCGCCGCCTCCTCCGCCGATGCCTCCGCGCCCGCTAGACCTGCTAGCTAGGGACAAGCCGTACGCCTGCGCTTACTGCCCCTTCACCACCGAGGTCCTCGCCTTCCTGTTCGCTCACGAGCGTGCGCACATACAGCGCGCCAACGAGCAAGCGGACAGCGTCGACGCCGAGGGGGAGGTCACCAACGAGGAGCCGAGCGAGAGCGGAGAGATCGGAGGCGAGGCGGAGAGCGAGGTGGACGCGTACTCGTGCTCGCGCTGCGAGTTCCGCGCGGAGGGCTTCGCGGCGCTGGAGGCGCACGTGCGCGCGGCGcacggcggcgcgggcgcgctgctggccgTGCCGCgggcgccgcgcgcgccgctcACCATGCAGCCCTTCGTGCTGGAGGAGGCGGGCGGCGCGCTGAGCCTGCTGCCGGCGCTGGTGTTCCTGCCCGTGCGGCGCCGCGCCACGCGCCGCGCCACTGTCACGCTGACGCTGACGCCCGCCtag